From the genome of Gammaproteobacteria bacterium, one region includes:
- a CDS encoding FMN-binding glutamate synthase family protein: MFNGVDRFLVATLEVVVALFLLIFVVGVIMVAVMYVLDVTQTRHAIRRNYPVIGRFRYFFEYLGDFFRQYFFAMDREELPFNRAQRSWAYRAAKNVDTTVPFGSTRDLRAPGTVIFVNCPFPTLETDAVEAEPMLIGYCRTPYLAKSFFNISAMSFGAISKPAVLALSNGARMAGIWLNTGEGGLSPYHLAGGCDLVFQMGTAKYGVRDLAGNLDDGKLRALAAHPQMRMIEIKLSQGAKPGKGGILPGAKVTEEIARIRGIPAGHDSISPNRHTDMNNNGELLDMIAHIRDVTGKPVGFKAVVSDASWLDSLFAEVQKRGPESAPDFITVDSAEGGTGAAPQPLIDDVGLPLRESLPLLVDKLMEYGLRERVRVIASGKLVTPADVAWALCVGADFINTARGFMFALGCIQALQCNKNTCPTGITTHNEKLQRGLVPSDKAERVMYYAKNMRREVGMIAHSCGAREPRQLRRRHARIVMANGLSVALDELYPEVRSRRPMAA; this comes from the coding sequence ATGTTCAACGGAGTTGATCGTTTTCTGGTAGCGACGCTGGAAGTGGTCGTCGCGTTGTTTCTGCTGATCTTCGTCGTTGGCGTGATTATGGTGGCGGTGATGTATGTGTTGGACGTGACGCAGACACGCCATGCCATCCGCCGCAATTATCCCGTCATCGGCAGGTTCCGTTACTTCTTCGAATATCTGGGCGACTTCTTCCGGCAGTATTTCTTCGCCATGGATCGCGAAGAGCTGCCGTTCAACCGCGCCCAGCGGTCATGGGCCTATCGCGCGGCGAAGAACGTCGATACCACCGTGCCCTTCGGGTCCACCCGCGATTTGCGCGCGCCCGGCACCGTCATCTTCGTCAACTGTCCGTTCCCGACGCTGGAGACCGACGCGGTCGAGGCCGAACCGATGTTGATCGGTTATTGCCGCACGCCCTATCTCGCCAAATCGTTCTTCAACATCTCGGCCATGAGCTTCGGCGCCATCTCCAAGCCCGCCGTCCTCGCACTCTCCAACGGGGCGCGCATGGCCGGTATCTGGCTCAACACGGGCGAGGGCGGGCTGTCGCCATATCACCTGGCGGGCGGCTGTGATCTGGTCTTCCAGATGGGCACCGCGAAGTATGGTGTGCGCGATCTCGCCGGCAATCTCGATGACGGCAAATTGCGCGCGTTGGCGGCACACCCGCAGATGCGCATGATCGAAATCAAACTGAGCCAGGGGGCGAAACCCGGCAAGGGCGGCATCCTGCCGGGCGCCAAGGTCACGGAGGAGATCGCGCGGATCCGGGGCATTCCGGCGGGCCATGATTCGATCAGTCCCAACCGGCACACGGACATGAACAACAACGGCGAACTGCTGGACATGATCGCCCACATCCGCGACGTCACCGGCAAGCCGGTCGGCTTCAAGGCGGTGGTGAGCGACGCATCGTGGCTGGACAGCCTGTTCGCCGAGGTGCAGAAACGCGGCCCGGAAAGCGCGCCGGATTTCATCACCGTGGACAGCGCCGAGGGCGGCACCGGCGCGGCGCCACAGCCGCTGATTGACGACGTGGGGCTGCCGCTGCGGGAAAGCCTGCCGCTGCTGGTGGACAAGCTCATGGAATACGGTCTGCGCGAACGCGTGCGCGTCATCGCCTCGGGCAAGCTGGTGACGCCGGCGGACGTGGCCTGGGCCTTGTGCGTCGGCGCCGACTTCATCAACACCGCGCGCGGCTTCATGTTCGCGCTGGGCTGCATCCAGGCCCTGCAATGCAACAAGAACACCTGTCCGACCGGCATCACCACGCACAATGAAAAACTGCAGCGCGGACTGGTGCCATCGGACAAGGCGGAGCGGGTGATGTACTACGCAAAAAACATGCGGCGCGAGGTGGGCATGATCGCCCATTCCTGCGGCGCGCGCGAACCGCGGCAACTGCGGCGGCGTCACGCGCGCATCGTCATGGCCAATGGACTGTCGGTGGCGCTGGATGAACTTTACCCGGAGGTAAGGTCGCGGCGGCCGATGGCGGCGTAA
- a CDS encoding putative DNA-binding domain-containing protein, whose protein sequence is MPERPRFQQVQYAFTAHVRDPEGTPAPADVAGPGMALYCDLAFTNIKTFIADNFPVVRKVMEDSAWERMARDYFIRHVNHTPLFSQLGNEFLEYLEKERDGAGDPPFLLELAHYEWMESALRIDTHEISYAGVDRGGDLLAGRPVLSPLAWPLAYAFPVHRISPDFKPRAAPAQPTYLVIHRNDHGEVGFMELNPVSARLLELIGSEDAQSGEAMLRQIAGELKHPDPRVVVEGGHAMMKEWLAKQVLLGVRSGI, encoded by the coding sequence ATGCCTGAGCGGCCGCGTTTCCAGCAGGTGCAGTACGCCTTCACGGCGCATGTCCGCGATCCTGAAGGAACGCCGGCGCCCGCCGACGTCGCCGGGCCGGGGATGGCGCTCTATTGCGATCTGGCGTTCACCAACATCAAGACATTCATCGCCGATAATTTCCCCGTGGTGCGCAAGGTCATGGAGGACAGCGCGTGGGAGCGGATGGCCCGGGACTATTTCATCCGCCATGTGAACCATACGCCGCTGTTTTCGCAGCTCGGCAACGAGTTCCTGGAATATCTGGAAAAGGAGCGCGACGGCGCAGGGGATCCGCCGTTCCTGCTGGAACTGGCGCACTACGAGTGGATGGAGTCGGCCCTGCGCATCGATACGCATGAGATTTCCTACGCCGGCGTGGATCGCGGGGGAGATTTGCTGGCTGGCCGGCCGGTGTTGAGCCCGCTGGCCTGGCCGCTCGCTTACGCATTTCCCGTGCACCGCATCAGTCCCGATTTCAAGCCGCGGGCGGCGCCGGCGCAACCCACCTATCTGGTCATTCATCGCAACGATCACGGCGAAGTCGGCTTCATGGAGCTGAATCCCGTGTCGGCGCGGCTGCTGGAGTTGATCGGTAGCGAGGACGCACAAAGCGGTGAGGCCATGCTGCGGCAGATCGCAGGCGAGCTAAAGCATCCCGATCCCAGGGTGGTGGTGGAGGGTGGCCATGCCATGATGAAGGAGTGGCTGGCAAAACAGGTATTGCTGGGCGTGCGCAGCGGCATTTGA
- a CDS encoding cation:proton antiporter — protein sequence MLLTTPQQVLMFVGLLLIAALVEPLARFIRLPANAVLVLIGWAGSNLLVMQGIDTGLRWDNFRDIIFFVFIPALVFESSFKIDLRRLWRDLGTILILAMPAMLLTAFIAAALIYRGIDEAGGYPWIAALITGALLASTDPGALVQALRQRHGAERLELIFDGESMLNDALAIVFFGLLIALATKQYDMVNTGLVLRQFGVIFFGGIGVGAVAGVVMSAMMRWLPNAIAHGLITVAAGYLCYVFTDGILGWSGVMAVLVCGGVLSEYHRRHFSAELRRFLHELWDFIGYIANSMIMLLAGVTVTGVMFQEQWQSMLIGIAAVITARVVSVQLNLRLFDLFRRGQRLDRSERRMIAWGGVRGPVTLALALSLPLELDYWFTIQCIAYGVVLFDLFVQMPVLLSALKQRSLR from the coding sequence ATGTTGCTCACGACGCCGCAGCAGGTCCTGATGTTCGTGGGACTGCTGTTGATTGCGGCGCTGGTCGAGCCGCTGGCCCGTTTCATCCGCCTGCCGGCCAACGCCGTGCTGGTGCTGATCGGCTGGGCCGGCTCCAATCTGCTGGTCATGCAGGGGATCGACACCGGCCTGCGCTGGGACAATTTCCGTGACATCATCTTCTTCGTCTTCATTCCCGCGCTGGTGTTTGAATCCAGCTTCAAGATCGATCTCCGGCGCCTGTGGCGGGATCTGGGCACGATACTCATCCTGGCCATGCCGGCCATGCTGCTCACGGCGTTCATCGCCGCCGCCCTGATTTACCGGGGCATCGACGAGGCCGGCGGCTACCCTTGGATCGCCGCGCTGATCACCGGCGCCCTGCTGGCCTCGACGGATCCCGGCGCATTGGTGCAGGCCCTGCGGCAGCGCCACGGCGCGGAGCGCCTGGAGCTCATCTTCGACGGCGAAAGCATGCTGAACGACGCGCTGGCCATCGTGTTTTTCGGACTGCTGATTGCGCTGGCCACGAAGCAATATGACATGGTGAACACGGGGCTGGTGCTGCGCCAGTTCGGCGTGATTTTCTTCGGCGGGATTGGCGTCGGCGCCGTGGCCGGCGTGGTGATGTCGGCGATGATGCGCTGGCTGCCCAACGCCATCGCCCATGGTCTCATCACCGTGGCGGCCGGGTATCTGTGCTACGTCTTCACCGATGGCATCCTCGGCTGGTCGGGCGTCATGGCCGTGCTGGTCTGCGGCGGGGTGTTGTCCGAATATCACAGGCGGCACTTCAGCGCTGAACTGCGGCGGTTCCTGCACGAACTGTGGGATTTCATCGGCTACATCGCCAACAGCATGATCATGCTGCTGGCCGGCGTCACCGTCACCGGCGTCATGTTCCAGGAGCAGTGGCAGTCGATGCTGATCGGCATCGCCGCGGTCATCACGGCGCGCGTCGTGTCGGTGCAGTTGAATCTGCGGCTGTTCGATCTGTTCCGCCGCGGCCAGCGGCTGGATCGCAGCGAGCGGCGGATGATCGCCTGGGGTGGCGTGCGCGGCCCGGTCACGCTGGCGCTGGCCTTGTCGCTGCCGCTGGAGCTGGACTACTGGTTCACCATCCAGTGCATCGCCTATGGTGTGGTGTTGTTCGATCTGTTCGTGCAGATGCCCGTCCTGCTCTCTGCCCTCAAGCAGCGTTCTCTCCGTTGA
- a CDS encoding DUF692 domain-containing protein codes for MPVKSIKSSLTGAGLGLRRSFLGEILEAAPAPVAFWEVAPENWIDVGGRAGERFRAATSRLPLACHGLCLNLGGPAPLDEDYLRHKVKPFLDRHRVRYYGDHLSYSADDGHIYDLMPIPFTEEAVHYVAGRIRRAQDILERRITVENPSYYCAPGKEMEEIDFINAVLKEADCLFLIDINNIYVNSVNHGYDPVDFLGRLPGERIAYAHIAGHYREQPNLIVDTHGAEVIDPVWELLDRAYGRFGVFPTMVERDFNIPPLPDLVKEVARIAGLQAKHQSVPQRALAHA; via the coding sequence ATGCCGGTCAAATCCATTAAATCCAGCCTGACGGGCGCGGGCCTGGGCCTGCGGCGTTCCTTTTTGGGCGAGATTCTGGAGGCCGCCCCCGCGCCGGTCGCGTTCTGGGAGGTGGCGCCGGAGAACTGGATCGACGTCGGCGGCCGCGCCGGTGAGCGTTTCCGCGCCGCCACTAGCCGGCTGCCGCTGGCCTGCCACGGGTTGTGTCTGAATCTGGGCGGCCCCGCGCCGCTGGACGAGGACTACCTGCGCCACAAGGTCAAGCCGTTTCTGGACCGGCACCGGGTGCGTTATTACGGCGACCACCTGAGCTACAGCGCGGACGACGGACACATCTACGACCTCATGCCCATCCCGTTCACCGAGGAGGCGGTGCACTACGTGGCCGGCCGCATCCGCCGCGCGCAGGACATCCTCGAACGCCGCATCACGGTCGAGAATCCCTCCTACTACTGCGCGCCGGGCAAGGAGATGGAGGAGATCGATTTCATCAATGCCGTGCTCAAGGAGGCGGATTGCCTGTTTTTAATCGACATCAACAACATCTACGTCAACAGCGTCAATCACGGTTATGACCCCGTGGATTTCCTGGGCCGGCTGCCGGGCGAACGCATCGCCTATGCCCACATCGCCGGCCATTACCGCGAGCAGCCGAATTTGATCGTGGACACCCACGGCGCCGAGGTGATCGATCCGGTATGGGAACTCCTCGACAGGGCCTATGGCCGCTTCGGCGTTTTTCCGACGATGGTCGAGCGTGATTTCAACATCCCGCCGCTGCCCGATCTGGTGAAGGAGGTCGCGCGCATCGCCGGACTTCAGGCCAAACATCAGTCCGTGCCGCAACGCGCGCTCGCCCATGCCTGA
- the lysS gene encoding lysine--tRNA ligase, producing the protein MSEQNDNKQQGRDKPVDEHRLIEERRAKLKALRERGVAFPNDFRRNVMIGELLAEYGNKDATALETNPVRVRLAGRMMTRRVMGKASFCHVQDMSGRMQLYLARDAVGEERYAEFKQWDLGDILGAEGALFRTKTGELSVHVDGIRLLTKALRPLPDKWHGLADTETRYRQRYLDLIMSEVTRKTFHIRSEVITHLRQFLISRGFLEVETPMMQAIPGGATARPFKTHHNTLEMDLFLRVAPELYLKRLVVGGFEKVFEINRNFRNEGLSTRHNPEFTMLEFYEAYADYHDLMNLTETMLRSLLQTVLKTTTLLYQGRTYDFSQPFARHTMKESILRFNPDLRPADVESLEAIRPVAERLGIIVKSSHGLGKLQTEIFEKTVEAKLESPTFITSYPAETSPLARRNDHDPFITDRFEFFVAGREIANGFSELNDAEDQRERFEKQLREKEAGDEEAMHFDADYIEALEHGMPPTAGEGIGIDRLVMLLTDSPSIRDVLLFPHMRPR; encoded by the coding sequence ATGAGCGAGCAGAACGATAACAAACAGCAGGGGCGGGACAAACCGGTGGACGAACACCGGCTGATCGAGGAACGCCGCGCCAAGCTCAAGGCCCTGCGCGAGCGGGGTGTGGCCTTCCCCAATGATTTCCGCCGCAACGTCATGATTGGCGAACTGCTCGCCGAGTACGGCAACAAGGACGCCACCGCGCTGGAGACGAATCCGGTGCGCGTGCGCCTCGCCGGGCGCATGATGACCCGCCGCGTCATGGGCAAGGCCAGCTTCTGTCACGTGCAGGACATGTCCGGCCGCATGCAGCTCTATCTTGCCCGCGACGCCGTCGGCGAGGAGCGTTACGCCGAATTCAAGCAATGGGACCTCGGCGACATCCTCGGCGCCGAGGGCGCGTTGTTCCGCACCAAGACCGGCGAGCTGTCCGTGCACGTGGACGGCATCCGGCTGCTGACCAAGGCGCTGCGGCCGCTGCCGGACAAATGGCACGGCCTGGCCGATACCGAGACGCGCTACCGGCAGCGTTATCTCGATTTGATCATGAGTGAGGTGACGCGCAAAACCTTCCATATCCGCTCGGAGGTCATCACCCACCTTCGCCAGTTTTTAATTTCTCGTGGTTTCCTTGAAGTGGAGACGCCGATGATGCAGGCCATTCCCGGCGGCGCCACGGCGCGACCGTTCAAGACCCACCACAACACGCTGGAAATGGACCTGTTCCTGCGCGTCGCGCCGGAGTTGTATCTCAAGCGGCTGGTGGTGGGCGGTTTCGAGAAGGTGTTCGAGATCAATCGCAACTTCCGTAACGAGGGGCTGTCCACGCGTCACAATCCCGAGTTCACCATGCTCGAGTTCTACGAGGCCTACGCCGATTATCATGACCTGATGAATCTGACGGAAACCATGCTGCGAAGCCTGTTGCAGACGGTGCTGAAAACGACAACACTTCTATATCAGGGCAGGACCTACGATTTCAGCCAGCCTTTCGCCCGCCACACGATGAAGGAATCCATCCTGCGCTTCAATCCTGATCTACGGCCCGCTGACGTCGAATCCCTGGAAGCCATCCGGCCGGTTGCGGAGCGGCTGGGCATCATCGTCAAATCTTCCCATGGTCTCGGCAAGTTGCAGACGGAGATTTTCGAGAAGACGGTGGAGGCGAAACTGGAGTCGCCGACATTCATCACCTCCTACCCGGCGGAGACCTCGCCGCTGGCGCGCCGCAATGATCATGATCCCTTCATCACCGATCGCTTCGAATTTTTTGTCGCCGGTCGCGAGATTGCCAACGGCTTCTCGGAACTGAACGACGCCGAGGATCAACGCGAGCGGTTTGAAAAGCAACTGCGGGAAAAAGAGGCGGGCGACGAGGAGGCCATGCATTTCGACGCCGATTACATCGAGGCCCTGGAACATGGCATGCCACCGACGGCCGGCGAGGGCATCGGCATCGACCGGCTGGTGATGTTGCTGACCGACAGCCCGTCGATACGCGACGTCCTGCTGTTCCCGCACATGCGGCCAAGGTGA